A genomic segment from Necator americanus strain Aroian chromosome III, whole genome shotgun sequence encodes:
- a CDS encoding hypothetical protein (NECATOR_CHRIII.G12235.T2), whose product MGQRLAPTLAIAFMAKIEKLIIDRKPLPYYRYIDDCCVVSSTQAELDTCFNLLHQQCPHIKFTRERPIDNWLAFLNVYIYLRNGICKTKWYRKPSSKNILIHYLSAHPNKMKKSVIGNMYRTAARVSSSSQEKTWSVNLAHKVAISNGYPAGDDASRQARHPSRRSKVVDGPEKIPFCLPYISDDMSRAVRDCLRKAGLQNDVRVVEIPPENLKGQLVRNRAYDRLCTTPSCIVCTYAREDDCMVSGVVCRITCRLCGDDYIGETGRPLCIRVNEHLDGLAKSKTFTPPGAHRRIRHPNSEVEAEVCIFFFESEITACRTLEAFWITTKSPKMNKKDECLAITNELSPYQDLCGF is encoded by the coding sequence atgggacaaaggttggcacccactctcgccattgctttcatggccaagatcgaaaagcttataatagaccgcaaaccactgccgtattatcgttacatagatgattgctgCGTCGTCTCCTCAACACAAGCAGAACTAGACacgtgcttcaatcttctccatcagcagtgtccgcacattaagttcacaagggagagaccgatagacaactggttggctttcttgAACGTGTacatttacttgcggaatgggatatgtaaaactaagtggtaccggaaacccagtagcaaaaacatcttaatccactatctttcagcgcatcccaacaaaatgaaaaaatctgttataggtaacatgtacaggacggcggcaagagtctcatcgagtagccaggaaaaaacatggtctgtaaatctggcccataaagtagcaatatccaatgggtacccagctggaGATGATGCTTCCCGACAAGCACgacatccctctcgaagatccaAGGTAGTAGatggcccagaaaagatccctttctgtttaccttatatatctgatgatatgagcagagcggtacgGGACTGTCTGCGAAAAGCGGGTCTgcagaatgacgtgagggttgtggaaatacctccagagAACCTAAagggtcagctggtacgtaatcgcgcgtatgatcgactctgcacaactcccagctgcatAGTTTGCACGTATGCCAGAGAGGatgattgcatggtatcaggagtagtgtgtcgtatcacgtgcaggttgtgcggtgacgattatataggggaaacgggacgtccactgtgtattagggtcaatgagcatctagatggactcgcaaaatctaaaaccttcaccccacctggagcacaccgtagaatacgtcatccaaactccgaagtagaggcagaagtttgtatatttttcttcgagtccgagatcacagcatgtagaacactagaggccttttggataaccaccaaaagtccaaaaatgaacaagaaggatgagtgccttgctatcacaaacgagttatccccatatcaagacctgtgcgggttttga
- a CDS encoding hypothetical protein (NECATOR_CHRIII.G12233.T4) yields MRKAIHLGFIVLLLVSIGTVLCQDDGQTGSPEADSKSEAATEGGVVGAESTAVKTSNAPGGEGNIIDKIFKKGAEEEFSTITFLMMSVMAFLL; encoded by the exons ATGAGG AAAGCTATCCACCTTGGTTTCATTGTGCTTCTTCTTGTAAGCATCGGAACGGTTTTGT GTCAGGATGATGGCCAAACCGGTTCTCCAGAAGCAGATTCTAAGAGCGAAGCAGCGACAGAAGGAGGTGTTGTCGGAGCTGAATCCACTGCAGTGAAAACTTCTAATGCCCCTGGTGGTGAAG GTAACATTATCgataaaatctttaaaaaggGAGCTGAAGAAGAATTCTCGACGATAACCTTCCTCATGATGTCCGTGATGGCTTTCTTATTGTAG
- a CDS encoding hypothetical protein (NECATOR_CHRIII.G12235.T1), producing MQAVHELLTQRQTSLNMYGLSIKQTMTLKNECLNCSIFRWSGQYYRQLRGLAMGQRLAPTLAIAFMAKIEKLIIDRKPLPYYRYIDDCCVVSSTQAELDTCFNLLHQQCPHIKFTRERPIDNWLAFLNVYIYLRNGICKTKWYRKPSSKNILIHYLSAHPNKMKKSVIGNMYRTAARVSSSSQEKTWSVNLAHKVAISNGYPAGDDASRQARHPSRRSKVVDGPEKIPFCLPYISDDMSRAVRDCLRKAGLQNDVRVVEIPPENLKGQLVRNRAYDRLCTTPSCIVCTYAREDDCMVSGVVCRITCRLCGDDYIGETGRPLCIRVNEHLDGLAKSKTFTPPGAHRRIRHPNSEVEAEVCIFFFESEITACRTLEAFWITTKSPKMNKKDECLAITNELSPYQDLCGF from the coding sequence gaatgcctgaattgttctattttccgatggtcgggacagtactaccgacaacttagaggcctagctatgggacaaaggttggcacccactctcgccattgctttcatggccaagatcgaaaagcttataatagaccgcaaaccactgccgtattatcgttacatagatgattgctgCGTCGTCTCCTCAACACAAGCAGAACTAGACacgtgcttcaatcttctccatcagcagtgtccgcacattaagttcacaagggagagaccgatagacaactggttggctttcttgAACGTGTacatttacttgcggaatgggatatgtaaaactaagtggtaccggaaacccagtagcaaaaacatcttaatccactatctttcagcgcatcccaacaaaatgaaaaaatctgttataggtaacatgtacaggacggcggcaagagtctcatcgagtagccaggaaaaaacatggtctgtaaatctggcccataaagtagcaatatccaatgggtacccagctggaGATGATGCTTCCCGACAAGCACgacatccctctcgaagatccaAGGTAGTAGatggcccagaaaagatccctttctgtttaccttatatatctgatgatatgagcagagcggtacgGGACTGTCTGCGAAAAGCGGGTCTgcagaatgacgtgagggttgtggaaatacctccagagAACCTAAagggtcagctggtacgtaatcgcgcgtatgatcgactctgcacaactcccagctgcatAGTTTGCACGTATGCCAGAGAGGatgattgcatggtatcaggagtagtgtgtcgtatcacgtgcaggttgtgcggtgacgattatataggggaaacgggacgtccactgtgtattagggtcaatgagcatctagatggactcgcaaaatctaaaaccttcaccccacctggagcacaccgtagaatacgtcatccaaactccgaagtagaggcagaagtttgtatatttttcttcgagtccgagatcacagcatgtagaacactagaggccttttggataaccaccaaaagtccaaaaatgaacaagaaggatgagtgccttgctatcacaaacgagttatccccatatcaagacctgtgcgggttttga